TAAAACAGATGAGAAATTGACTAGAGACTTTTTTGATGCTGTTGACGCCTTTGAGTCTTTTACACTTCTCGAACTACCACTGCAATATCCCGTATTGGATCCTTTTACAAACGACCCGTCAAAACAAGGGCAGCAATAAATCAATCATAACCTTTAACGACCTGCAGCTATGTTCTGGTACTGAGGTGCGATGCTAGTTGCTTCAAAAGGTTAGCCAACCTTAACTTGAACATGAAACAACTGAAAAAAATCACGTTCTGCCGTACCAAAAACTTGTGCTTGCTTCTGACACCTCCAAGACTTCAAGATTgctggcattttttttttctttttttgctaaTAACTATATAGTTGAGAAAATGAATTACATTTTGTGCTGATCTAACACTCAACTTTAATTTCATTTAGAAGAATAAATTTAGTTATATGACAAACTATATTGAAATTATGCGACTTTTTATTCCCGTCTGGGGCTAACAAATAACTATTGGTTGCCTCATGGCGCCATGAGCATAAGATACTACTCCAATCTCCTTGCCTTTCTTGGGCACAAATGGAAAATAAGCTAAAGGAGTTAATAATGGAAATCATCAACCATTTTAGTCCAAAAGTCAGATTCTATGTACCCATGAAAAAGATACTCAACCAACACGCACAAACAAGAAGATTCAACCCAACTTCTCCATGATATCTTTTGTTGAGCAGATGGATGGGATATTATATTGACTTCATTGTCAATTATTCCTACATCATAGCTAACAATATCTCAATGACGATTAAATAGCTTCTTAGTGACGTATCTACTTCCCAAATCAGAATGTTGAAacattacctttttttttaattgtaataTGAGATTCCTACATATATCCATCTTCCGGTCCTCGCACCAAACAAGCCCACCATGTTTTCGTTATTTTTTGGATTTGTTCTCCTGCCTCTTCTCATTTCCTCACCATGCCTCTCTGCTAGAACAACTCCAATCTACCAAGATAGAACCTTACCCGCTAAAAATTACACCTACAAAtggcaaaattttgaaaaattcctAGATGCCAGCAGAGGAAGCCAAGTTAGTGACATGTCCGAGCTCAAGAAATATTTCCATCATTTTGGCTATCTGaaggttgaagaagaaatgaacttcACCGATTTATTCGATGAAAAATTTGAGCTAGCCGTGAATAAATACCAAGCAAAGTTAGGCCTTCCGGTTACAGGTAAGCTAGACTCCAAAACAATTGATCAAATCATGTCACCTAGGTGTGGCGTAAGAGACGTGCCTAAAATGTTGCACGCAACGAGGCATTATGCATTTTTCGGAGGCCAGCCGAGGTGGGATCGGAGCATACCGATGACTCTAACTTATGCATTTTCTCCTGTGAATTTGATCACTTCTTTGAGCCTGCAAGATATAAGGGATGCTTGCAAACGTGCCTTTGGACATTGGGCATCAGTTATTCCCGTGACATTCGTGGAAACGGATGATTACGGTTTTGCAGACatcaaaatagggttttacaggGGTGATCACGGAGATGAGGAGGCTTTTGATGGAGTGCTTGGGATTTTGGGTCATGCATTTTCACCAGAGAGCGGGAGATTTCACCTTGATGCAGCTGAGACATGGGCTGTGGATTTTCAAGTGGAGAAGTCGGACGAGGCGATTGACTTGGAGTCCGTGGCTACGCATGAAATTGGGCATTTGTTAGGGTTGGCACACACTTCAGTTAAGGAAGCTGTTATGTACCCAAGTTTGAAGCCCAGAGAAAAGAAGATTGACTTGAAGCTTGATGATATTAGGGGGATACAAGCTCTTTATGGTTCGAATCCTAatttcagtattcagaattTGTCAGAATCCGATCTATCCTCAAACTATGCAGTTGATTTAAGAATTGGTTCCTTGTCAACTTGGTGTGTCTTGCTTCTGGGACTGGTGTCATTCTTGTGTCTTTAACTGGGCACCACTGTTCTCACTACCGTGATTAGTTAGTTTACACAACCAAAAAACAttagggaaaaaggaaaagccaAAGGGATATTGAAAGTTAATGTAGAACGCCCATTgaaaatatttgtttggattgcttaaTTTGAGGTAGTGATCAGCTAATCGATTAATAGCTGATATGTCAGCTTCAACTTTTTgacatttatgtattttttttggGGAGTTGATAACCATATTTCAAAGAGAAATGTAATTATGATATATTCCTCTTGAGGTTGTTATAATTTTTTGGACTAAATCCACTTTGTAGCTCTAAACTTGTATCACATTTTCAATTTACacctttaattttaattttggataCTTTGAATCCTAAACTCTTGATTTGTTTGACTTAAGTCCAATCAACAGTAACATTAATAAATTAATGGAATAGAGGACCGTACAAATTAATGATAATATACTAAAAacgataaataaaaaaaaagatcaaaggATCGCAGATTATACGAAATGATACAGTGTCATTGATTCGCACTATTCTGCATTTCGTAAATTTACTATCAATGTTGTTGGTTGGATTTAAGTGGTACAAATATGAGAGGTTAGAgtgcaaaatatcaaaatttgaaatttcggGTATAAAGTAAGAATAGTTTAGAAGTTTGGGAGTATACAGTGAGATTAATCTTAATTTTTCATAATTCTGACGTtcctgaaattatcccttatcgCGTTtgtactttaaaccactttttcCCCTCTTTATTCTTTCCAGAACAAGGATTAGCACAACGACAGGAGGCTTATTAATTATGATGATATCTAGTCATTTGATTTGTTGTTGTGATGAGGTGGTGTTGAACTGTTGCAAGAAACCCGCCCGCAACATCTCAAAATATCTATTACTTTCAAGTTTCTATAGTGCAATTGTACCTTTTGCTACGTAGATTTCCAAATCTCATGACATGCCCTTTATCTGCCTCTTCCATGTTCATGAAAAgcaattattaattattatcatGATAACTAGATTAATTGACAGTCAACATTTTTGTAAAATCCGGCCACACTGAATTTACTGTTCGattaaaaagcaaaaagatgaaAGGTAGTATCTGCATAATTTCCTATCGGAaaatattttaaagaaaaacataaaataGTACACAGTCTTGTGGTTGGTGCACTCATCGACTGTGAGTTTAGGTGTCAAATTCCCCAAGTAAAGGTCATCACCCTTTATTGCGTACGTGTTGGTGACCCGTTATTGGGTGATGTCCAACATGGGCGGCCTCACACATCTCCGTTTTGACCAGCCAGCGATGAAACAGTCCTCCGTGGGAAACAGCGAAGAAACATTTTAATATTCTGTTTGTAACCATCagttttttgaaaattaattttttaaatactatgaaaatttttaaaaagtactctaaaatacacttaaaaaatagtctaaatttttttaatattttaaaaatatcccaaaatatattctaaaaactctactactcttaaatatcccaaaatatattctaaaaatatcccaaaatatactctaaaaactctattatagtaaaatttttcaaaaacactcccaaaaataactaatccaaacaagtaaaaaatgtttattctttttattaacatattttttaattatttttttattttatgcacATAAAATCGCTACATTATATCTTTttacaaaaattccaaaaaaccACTACGGTATTAAATACAAATCAACATTTCAGAATTGAGTTAATTGCATTATTGCTGATTTTGTAGGTGTTGCAAACTTGCAATACatttcatctttctttttcctcatcACATTCTGGTTCTGATCCCTCTCCTCTACTCAATTTACTGTCTTGCAAGAACGgatcattttttcataaaaaatcatGGGTTCGAATTCTACTGTCGATATAAGAGCTGTGTTAATGAACAATCTGCAAAAATCTCTATAAATTATCTACAATTTTCGAGACATGTTTTGACTCGTAACAGTGACCGAAGAAGGAGGAAAAAGCTTGAAATTGGGACGTAAAAATATGGTATATACTTTTCGACTTTCTGAGCAAAACATACGAGTTCCATTCGAATCCTTTCTGATTTGTTACTCCTTCTCTAGTCATTTCTACCGGCTATGCAAAACATCGAATTTCGATTTTCCGATAATCTTGAAATGTTGACATGGGCAGAAACTGCGAAACCGCGATATAATGACTATGGATTGCGTTAAATATAATCCGTCGAATATAATCTGTTAAATATAATGACTATGGAATGGGAATAGTCGGGCCCGAAAATATAATCCGCCGAATCCCGAATACCCACtacatcagaaaaaaaaaaaaaaaaaagactatggATTGCGTTAAATGCATGAGTTTTCTTCAGAGTTCTGCGTTGGATCTTTAATCAAACAACAAAAATATTTGTCAATACACTTCCTTAATTTATACAAAAAGATTTACCGTCACATTTCTCCTGAATGAGAACGATGTGACGTATGAGCTTATATGTCTTGATTCTGTGGTTTTACCTATTATATGTCACCACTCTAGTGAAGTCTGAGTAAGCTTTTCGTGTAACACGCGTAGTGCTGGTAAAGagtgctctcttttttttttttttttcctgacgtAGTGGGTATCCGAAGTTCGATCAATTATATTTTCGAGCCCGACTATTCCTACTTTATTTTGTGCCCCACCTCCGAGAAGACacaagaaaataacaagaatcgaACGCGATCACACGATGCCAGAAACTAAGAGGGCACCCTCAACACCAGCCGCGCCAACCCCAAGGGTTTGTCAAGAGTGCTCTCGATGACATGATTTTTGTGAATCGGATAGGCAAAGGATCCTCTTTTAACTTCCTTTAACTTTcatcttatctttttgtttgTCTGTCTTTTACTCGAAACTTTGGGCATGCAGTGACTGACTGACTGACTGCGGGGACTGAGTGCGCCAATACCAACCACTAGTAATCTATAAGTCCTTGCCACtgtggagaaagaaagaagttAGTGCATAAATAACGCATCAATCCCAGCATTAAGTCGATGCCTGCCTTTTCAACTCCCTATTAAACATAACTAGATCCCTTAAGTTGGAAATTATTGCGAACCCTTTTGTTTCTCCACAATTAACGGTGTTTCAACATAGGAAACTTAATTTCGAATATTGACAATATTGATAATTCTATATACATGTCACATGTGTATAAAGAAGATTTCAAAAATGTGCGTCAAATCGGCCAATGTAATCAACCTTTAAAAGGTCAATGAATTAAATCATTTACATCTGTGAAGAGAAGTTTCAAgtgttaattttttgaaaaaaaaattttgatagttAATTTTAAAAAGTATCTAAATGCAGGGTGTAATAATTATAATTGTGCATGATGACACAGTAAGTTAGAGTGTATTAACGAATATCAACTGAGcacctattaaaaaaaaatttgccatCCATTAATCCTTTAACTGGTGGGTTGAAATTACTCGGCCAAATTTCAAAAATCCTCTTGAGATTGTGCGATGTGGTGATCTTCAAGCAAAGTGTACGGGTTGTCTCTCGTGGATCGTGATTAACGAGTTTGACCGCAGGGGCTGGGCGAATTTAGTGATTGAAGATGCTGGCAGTCCAAAACTTGTCAGGGGCTGGGCCAGCTTAAAAGCCGAAAGAAAACTTGAGTTAATCTTGCAGTCGCACTTGCATCAAGGCTGCAGCCTACTGAGTCAAGACTCAAGAGGGTCGGAGTATTTCTTAACTTAGTGGTGTATTTTACCCtcaacaaaaaattttcttatcctACTAAGGGAGTTCTACAAATCTTTTTTCGCTCCTGAAAAAAATGAGTAACAACAAACCAAGAAAATGAAGTGGAGCTAGTTCCTCGAATTACAATTTTtgctttcatatatatatattccattTACCATGTTTAACCTGCTTaagatttagaaaaaaaaaatttaagcgAAAGAACTTTCAAATAAAGAGAACGCTATGGAGTGAGTAATATGAGGTCCAAAATTCCTGGTTTATTTTTACAAAGTTTGAAGAGCATTAATAGGGTCGAAGGACTTCTTGAGGACTATTAGACAAAGTATTAAATTTTTGTAGAAGAAATTGTCTAATGAATGCTCTTAAACCACAACTCACGTAGAGAGGGCTCATAAGGTCTCTCTCGCTTTCAGATTCAATGTTTGAATCCTTTGTACTAGCAGTTAGAAAGTGGGGGATAGGCGACaagagatttaaaaaaaaaaaaaaaaaagtgggttCTTGGTGTtgctttcattttttataaaagtAAAGTTAAATGGTAAAATTGCCTGAATACAAAGAAACCAATAAATATGACATTGTGCAACGTAGATGggacaaaaattaaataaatatgatATTGTGCACCGGACAAAAATTTTTATACGTTGACAATGTAAAAAATTCTTTACACAATTATGCAGACGCAATGATGTTTATTGATTTGTCATGGTATATTACTTGGTGTATCCATAGATTTACCACTAATTTTTAGTTTGATTCGCAGTTAAAACTATTGAAAGATATGGCAAGGCCAGAATGTCATGATTAAATTTGACTAAATCGGATTTGGTTAGAATCTTTGGAATGATTTTCTAACAAAGTAGACGACATTAGTCAGCGAAATGGACCCCGAATCAAGCTTGTCAACTGAGGCCTAAGCAGTACTTGGAAACTGTAATCATCACAAAATAAGATAAGGACTACATCTCAAGAATCTCAGCGACGGCCATCTAACATGATGGAGTATTTTTTTAGCTCTATAGTGATCAGGTTTGCACACATTCTtcttcttatggagccctaagCATGTACCAATCCCCAACCACCTCCACTGGCCTACTCTCCATAATGTACTACTTTCACAGAGTAGGGAATTGATTAAATGCTAACTTCATCTTCTGTCTTGCAATGTACAGCAAGTTGGATGGGATGGAACATTGGCACGGAAGTCGCACAACTTTAGGAGAACGAACGAGTCGTCCTCTTCCGTTAACCTACATAACAGATCtagttcttcttttctttttctcattagGAAAGAAGTGTAATCTAAAAAGCAGGAAATAGGAAGGAAAATTTGAATTCAGAACTTATataatttctaaaatttctcgGCGCAAAGTTGGACATTATGAGAAGATAGGAGAGATATGTTGCATACCtccaaagaaaaaaccaacacTTATTTATCATTTTCTTGTTAGAAAACTTTTCTTACTATGTTAAGAGATTTATTGGATTTTGGAGGGTATGCAAACAAAAAGTTAAGCAAGATAACCCACAGTTACTATCTTGACTATTATAGTTTTTACTTTAATCAAGTAGGATCTTGACTAGCAAATTAGTTTAATGTCTCGAGAACATAGTTATCATCGATGTAATCGCCAAGTCGTcatccaaaacttaaaagacagtgagaaattaaatatattaaacTAATACCAGTACATGTTTGTTAATTGTATCCATGGAAGGTATTTAGTACTCCAAGTAATTATAATTAGGGTCTGAAAGTGAGGTGATCCATCATTGTGCACCCCAACATCACTATCATCGTGCGTTAAACACTAATCTAGAATAGAAATATGTGCATCGCAAAGTTGACAACTTTCGTCCTAGTGGCATCCAGATGTCAACCAGAGAGATCTCCACGTGTGATGAGCTGTGAGTCAACATTCGCCATTTTCAACCACATAATTCTTTGAATGCGTTAAAGATTGCAACTAACCCCCCCAATTACAAGCCATGCAATTGTACTAAGGTATTGCCCCACAGCCTATAAAGTCTATGGGGAGTAGCATAACCACGAAGCCGAGTAGGACGCTGTACATTTCTGATTGTATCCGTTAAACCCTTGCTTTCAATAATGAATAATTGATTTGAGGTCCAAATGCTGAAGCTTATGTGTCTCCATCACGTtacttttaagttttttttttaaaaaaatttttcgaGGAGGAGGGGAGGCGTTATTGAGGTTAGAGATTTAACCTCGAGCATCAATGTAGTTATCCTTTGAAGACGTTAGCATCTTGTTAGATGATTTTGGGTGATTTCTGCGATCTCGATTTCTTTTCGCAATGTTAATATAAGTTGATTCAGTTATTAAGcaataattatctttttatagAAAATTGAGTATTCAAGTCTAGCTATTGATGTGGAGATTGTGTTGACAGGATCGGTAAAGACTCCTGTTTTTATGATTTCGAAAACATGTCGTGGTAGTAACTGAAGCTGAATCTAGGCGAACATTCcttacaaaagaaaagaaaaatcttttCTCGAAAAGGATGTACTTTTACGGAGTTAAACATCCAAAGGAGATTAAGAGAGAGATAACTCAAAGCATGCCAATCAGTAATATGAGGGATAAGACCAATTAAGGAACCCCAAAGAGATTCTGGCGTAGAAGTATGATAGTTTCATGAACCATTACTGCAAATGATAAGTTGATCCGGATTATCCGTTGAAATCATTGAACTTAACGTGATATTCTGCGTGAGATTACTTcatttttatgaataaaatggtAGCTCTTAGTATCCATACTGTTTTTTTCAAATATGACGACATTAAGAATCTGATGCAAACGAACGTCTATAAAGAATTCAATGTAAACAAAAATCAGTATTATAATCTCCTGTGAtagcgctttttttttttttttttttaaccttccTGTGATGGCTGTTGTACCAATGTCATAATTTGCGGGTACCAGTAGCACGCATTCCAAGATTTCTATTAGttattgaaaattattatttttgctCCGTGACAGTTGTCCTTTTTATTGTCGGTTCATGCAAGTATTTCTTAGTAAATGGATTTGTCGAATTGGTCATCGGATGTTCTGAAACAGCTGAAGCGTTATCAAATGACATGGCTGAATGAAAAGTGAAGTAAATAAATATGAGTATGTCCATGGAAGCGATaggtagggctgcaaacgaatcgagccgctcgcgagcggctcgagtcaacctcgagtcgagctcgagctcagaatattaagctcgttagctcgcgagccggctcgcgagattgggtatatatatatatatttatttatttttatttttatttaataataaaattacgtatattatatatatatattttttattttttattttcatagtaaaattacgtatatatccttaatattttattatttattaagaaaaaaatattattttatttatttttaaaaataaaataatttttttttattttttttcgaactcgagctcgagctcgagctcggctcgacttgattcgagtcgagctcgagctcgaaatttgccggctcgtcgagctcgagcttggtaaaatttagtcgaggctcggctcgattagctcaaaactcgactcgactcgactcgtttgcagccctagcgATAGGTTAACTGTATTAATAAATATCCGTTAGATGTCTATAAGAAAAATGAAttctttaacaaaaaaaaaagtactgtgACTTTTAGGCACGGTTTGGATTAAGGGAATGGAAAGGAAAGAAGACGACAGAAATTGGAgtgatttgatttttgttgtttgaattgatttttgaggagggaaaagaaaggatagggaGGGGAAGAGTCGAATTATTTCGTTGAGTTATGATTTCTGCTTgaaggaaaataaaattaaatgaattaaatgaattaaaataatttatatttttataaaagatCAAAAGATCATTTTTCCTCTATCTTCTTTGATGTATCAATATGTTtcgtcttttcctttttcaatccaaataaaaactcagcatttcctttcttttcctaccatacttgatccaaataagATGAATGTAAGCCACTTTTCTCTATTCTGCTTCCCTTTTTCTCCATTGgtatcctttcttttcctctctcttcctctccttCAACAGTTCAACCCAAATGGTGCCTTAAAGCACCCCTCaaaaaatttgttcattttgCACAACCGAATAATGCCATGCTAATTAAAGATTGTCAGGTTTGCCTCAAGAAGTAACGCTGGAGACCATAAAAATTTAGCTCGTGAGATATAACAAGAGGCTTCACACCACCACCATGGATGACATAACATTCAAGTTGTGTTGCGGAGCATCCTTCCGGTCTTGAACTTGCAAGGTCCAGCATAACAGCGAACTTAAATACGTCCACATTGCAAGGGTTGGTCCACCAGAACTGAAATGTCCTCCTCCTCCAAGGAAAAAGTTGAATGTCGCCTAAGGTGATGACATGACGAATTTGGGGCCTGAATAGCATAGGCTTAATAGGTGCGAGCGTGGTGCATGGTGAAATATTGCCACGTCCTTGTATAAATCACTAGTTCTTAAAGAATTAAGTTGCAGTGGAGTCGATGAAAAGAAGATAAGTGTACACCCCAACAGATTAATAGGACATCACAACTGACAAACTATAAAGAATATCAAAATTTACTCGTACAAATGtggtgtgtgtgtatatatatatatatatatatatatgtatatcccaTCTGATAGAATTGCAACCTTAAAACTGTTTGGCATTGTGCAGTTTGGCGTGAAGCATGGGTTATATTAAATATTCTTGGTGTTCTCCAAATTAAAACATGTTTCTTCGTTTCAAGAGACAGGCTTGTTACTACATACAAACAAGAGAAACACGTAAGCAGCAACCGACTTTTGTATGATGAGGCTAAACAAAACGTGGTAGTGGTAGATGGAAGGTGACATAACGTTTTGTCCGAATAACCAGACCTACATctcccaccaccaccaccatcagTTTCACGAAGATGCACAACAAAAAGAATAACGCATGGATTAAGAAAGCAATTAGTTGTGGATCGACAAAGTTATACTCTGCCAACGAATCAAGGAAAAGATTTAGACCAAATTTGCAACCATGCACAGAGCCTAGCAGACAAGTCGATGAAGGCCAGAATAAACATATATTATCTCGAATACGTGAAGGGTTAGCTAGACTGATAACTGCATGTGGATCCATGATCATGAATTGTGTGCTAGCAGCCAGTAGAACTTGCTGCACAGTTCCACATGTTGGCTGCTGCTTTGCTTGCGAGTCGGAAAGAAGAGGTGGGAAGAAGTGAACTTGCAAAGCCAAGCAACCACATATGCCTGTCTATCCATGTGACTTCAACTGGATGATATATGATGGTTACTTTGCGAGGGAACAAAAAGAAGCATTGTTAAGGTAGATAGATGAGATGACGTAAAAAAATCCTGCTTCCATGAGAGTTTCCTTGCTCTTCAAATAACCTATTCACCTTCACATGGATATGCCATACCAATCCATTTCCGCGTAATGATGAGAAAATGAAGGCAAGTGTGGGGCGACGCCTAAGTAAATGGTAACAATTGTAGGGAAGGGGAAAACTGGCAGAATATGTTAAAACGTAAAAAGGCTACGGTCGTTAGGAAAGGAAACGTGGTTAAAAAGTCAATTGAAGACTCCATAGTCTTAGTCTCTCCGTTGTTGGAGTTGGTTTCATAAACGGACAAAACAGGTAGTAGTAgtggtggcggtggtggtggaggaggagACTGTTTCGTCTGATGTACTTTCAAGATCATAGAGTCAAGGGTCAAACAGGACATCGGATGAGGCAGCAGCTAGCTAGGATGATGGACCAAGCAGAGACTGATATTAATTGGTTAATTAGCTAGCTAGCTCCTATTCAATTTATTTTCTTCGTTATAGGGTgaggagggaaaaaaatatgtagattGAACCTAATTTTTGTGCTTGATTAATAAACAGGAAGAGAGCAGCGGGGGATTGGAATTTGGATTTGTTGGTGGGAATTagtttcgattttttttttttgtccatttATCGTAACCGAGGAAACAATAATTGTGGGGTCTCATAAATACCTTCAATGAATCTGGAAAAAAGTTACCAGCTTTAGGTACTATGAATTCTTTGGCATAAAGGAATCCAAGCGCATTCAATTCTCCTTAAGAGACTCAACAAATTAAGGCAAAGCAAATGAGAGGGTGCAACTTCCACCTATAGCCCCAATTTGGGACAAAGACAAACCCCCCACGCCCCACACACACAAACCCTACCATTTAAAGAAATCTAGGTCAGCACCCAAATGCCATCATAACTTTGTACGAGTTAAAATCTCTCCACTGGAGCCACTGTCCAATTTACCATACTTTCGCTGTACCTGTTGGTATCGCTTACGATAGACAACTATCAACGTCTTATTAATAAAGCTTGCATG
This portion of the Coffea arabica cultivar ET-39 chromosome 2e, Coffea Arabica ET-39 HiFi, whole genome shotgun sequence genome encodes:
- the LOC113728737 gene encoding metalloendoproteinase 4-MMP-like → MFSLFFGFVLLPLLISSPCLSARTTPIYQDRTLPAKNYTYKWQNFEKFLDASRGSQVSDMSELKKYFHHFGYLKVEEEMNFTDLFDEKFELAVNKYQAKLGLPVTGKLDSKTIDQIMSPRCGVRDVPKMLHATRHYAFFGGQPRWDRSIPMTLTYAFSPVNLITSLSLQDIRDACKRAFGHWASVIPVTFVETDDYGFADIKIGFYRGDHGDEEAFDGVLGILGHAFSPESGRFHLDAAETWAVDFQVEKSDEAIDLESVATHEIGHLLGLAHTSVKEAVMYPSLKPREKKIDLKLDDIRGIQALYGSNPNFSIQNLSESDLSSNYAVDLRIGSLSTWCVLLLGLVSFLCL